The Actinoplanes sp. N902-109 genomic interval ACGGCATCGACGACTTCGACAAGATGCTCGAGCTCTCCCGCCAGTTCTTCGCGCTGCCCGAGCAGGACAAGCTCGCGCTGAACATCCTCGACTCGCCGCTGTTCCGCGGTTACTCCGAGATCGGCCGGGAGCACACCAAGGGCATTCCCGACCACCGTCAGCAGCTCGACATCGGCCCGGAGCAACCCGAGCGCAGGCCCGCGCCCGGCGACCCCGTCTACCAGCGGATGATCGGCCCGAACCGGTGGCCCGAGGCGATGCCCGAGCTGCGGCCGGCCATCGAGTCCTGGATCACCCGGCTGACCGGCCTGTCGCACCGCATGCTGCGCCTGATCTGCGAATCGCTGGACGCCCCGGCCGACTTCCTGGACGACGTGGTCGACCCGGACCCGCAGATCCACCTCAAGCTGCTGCACTACCCCGGCCCGCCGCTCACCGGCCAGGACAACGGTTCCGACCAGGGCACCGGCATCCACAACGACCTCGGCCTGCTCACCCTGCTGGTCCGGGACAACAACAGCGGACTGCAGGTCGCGGTCAAGGACGGCCAGTTCGTCGAGGTGCCGGTGCTGCCCGAGGCGTTCGTGGTCAACCTGGGGGAGCTGCTGGAGGTGGCGACGAACGGCTATGTCCGGGCCACCCTGCACCGCGTGGTCCGGCCCGCCCCGGGCGTCGACCGCTACTCCATCCCGTTCTTCTACAACCCGCGGCTCAACGCCACGATGCAGCCGCTGCCCAGCCCGTACGTCGAGGCAGCCGACGGGGTCAGCGACGTCGCCGGCAACCCGTTGTTCGCCCTCTACGGCGAGAACGTCATGAAGGGCATGATCCGCTCGTTCCCGGAGATCATCGCCCGGCACCACCCGGACCTCGCCCCGGTGGCCGGCTCCACGAGTGCCTGACCGCCGCCGGCCGGGTACGACGGCACCCCTGCCGATCGCTGGTGGTGCGCCGTGCCCGGCCCTGGCAGCGGTCGTCCGGACCGAGAGAACGCGAGGCAGAGCGAACCTCATGAGAATCAACCTGCTCGGACCGATGCAGGCCTACGGGGACGACCCCGGCGTC includes:
- a CDS encoding isopenicillin N synthase family oxygenase, which encodes MTVTFPVLDLRDATGTPESKATFLNQLRVAIHEIGFFQLIGHGIDDFDKMLELSRQFFALPEQDKLALNILDSPLFRGYSEIGREHTKGIPDHRQQLDIGPEQPERRPAPGDPVYQRMIGPNRWPEAMPELRPAIESWITRLTGLSHRMLRLICESLDAPADFLDDVVDPDPQIHLKLLHYPGPPLTGQDNGSDQGTGIHNDLGLLTLLVRDNNSGLQVAVKDGQFVEVPVLPEAFVVNLGELLEVATNGYVRATLHRVVRPAPGVDRYSIPFFYNPRLNATMQPLPSPYVEAADGVSDVAGNPLFALYGENVMKGMIRSFPEIIARHHPDLAPVAGSTSA